From the Lampris incognitus isolate fLamInc1 chromosome 6, fLamInc1.hap2, whole genome shotgun sequence genome, one window contains:
- the unc45a gene encoding protein unc-45 homolog A, with product MNVNGKEKDSAILREEGNTFFKAGDIEGALCCYTKALRLSDSQTESAVLYRNRSACYLRLEDYTKAEADASKALDTDPGDVKARFRRAQALQKLGRLDQAFLDAQKCSQLEPKNTAFQDILRQLGTQIQQKSVQLNSTDARVEQMFSLLLDCSTKDSDKHKAAQNLVVLSREEAGAEQIFRNDGVKLIQRLLALKEEEVVLAAVRTLVGLCTGHQSRTMAIVNELGMEQLCAVMGSGVSSVSLAACHLLQVMFEALTEGMKREVRGKEEAILPEPSKELRSMLRHLLEMMPASTVSGPGRDSAINLLVKQVPRKSQKNPDNSLTLWVIDQGLKKILEVAGTIPEISKGPPLTDNSHMSCSVLLSKLFDDLRGDKERENFNKLCEEYVQQYFNRPGLENKLHAIQTVSVLLQGPSDVGNRMLEMSGMMDAVISLCASKDVSHQQVAVEALIHAAGKAKRASFITANGVALLKDLYKNSENDRIRVRALVGLCKLGSAGGTDFSMKQFAEGSTLKLAKQCRKWLCNESLPPTSRRWSVDGLAYLTFDADVKEDLVEDKNALQAMFELAKSDDKTVLFAVGSTLVNCTNSYDVEKPDPQLVELAKYAKQHVPEEHPKDASSFVEKRLLKLLEAGVVSALVCMVKQESPALTESCRECIARVFLALVERQEDRGTVVAQGGGKALIPLASENTDVGKIKAAQALAKITITSNPEIAFPGERIYEVVRPLASLLSMDCSYLQNFEALMALTNLGGISERLRQKILKEKAVPKIEGYMFEEHELVRAAATECMCNLVLNTEVQKLYVATGNDRLKLLVLYCGEEDERLRKAAAGTLAMLTAEQPELCARIPGTTTHWLEILQALLLSDILDLRHRGVVIVQNLMQAEKSLAETLMESEALEILTVLAKGTEAARDPVSKIAQCCLDKALEYEIIKSRDGEKSH from the exons ATgaatgtcaatggaaaagaaaaG GATTCTGCAATCCTGAGGGAGGAGGGGAACACCTTCTTCAAGGCAGGTGACATCGAGGGTGCTCTATGTTGTTACACCAAGGCGCTTCGACTGAGTGATAGTCAAACAGAGAGTGCTGTTCTGTATCGCAACCGCTCTGCCTGCTATCTTAGACTGGAGGATTACACCAAGGCAGAGGCTGATGCATCCAAAG CTCTCGATACCGACCCAGGTGATGTGAAAGCCAGGTTCCGAAGGGCCCAGGCTCTTCAGAAACTAGGTCGGCTCGACCAGGCATTCCTGGATGCTCAAAAATGTTCCCAGCTAGAGCCTAAAAACACAGCTTTCCAGGATATACTCAGACAACTGGGAACACAGATACAGCAAAAG TCGGTGCAACTTAACTCCACAGATGCTCGTGTGGAGCAAATGTTCTCTCTCCTCCTAGATTGCTCTACAAAAGATTCAGATAAGCATAAA GCTGCTCAGAATCTAGTGGTGTTATCTCGAGAGGAGGCAGGAGCAGAGCAAATCTTCCGTAATGATGGTGTGAAGCTTATTCAGAGGCTACTGGCATTGAAGGAGGAGGAAGTGGTCCTGGCTGCTGTCAGGACCCTGGTTGGATTGTGCACAGGACATCAGTCAAGA ACTATGGCCATAGTGAATGAATTGGGGATGGAGCAGCTGTGTGCAGTTATGGGGTCAGGCGTCTCCTCAGTGTCACTGGCTGCCTGCCACCTGCTGCAGGTTATGTTTGAGGCACTGACCGAAGGCATGAAGAGAGAGGTCAGAGGCAAGGAAGAGGCCATTCTTCCCG AACCATCAAAAGAGCTACGTTCCATGCTGCGGCACTTGTTGGAAATGATGCCAGCATCCACTGTGTCTGGGCCTGGTAGAGACAGTGCCATTAACCTCCTGGTCAAACAAGTACCCCGCAAGTCCCAAAAAAATCCAGACAACTCCCTCACACTATGGGTGATTGATCAAG GGCTGAAGAAGATCCTGGAGGTGGCAGGGACAATTCCTGAGATTTCAAAGGGCCCACCTCTCACAGACAATTCCCACATGAGCTGCTCTGTGTTGCTTAGTAAACTTTTTGATGACCTTAGAggtgacaaagagagagagaacttcaACAAACTGTGCGAAGAATATGTACA GCAATATTTCAACCGCCCTGGTCTCGAGAACAAGCTGCATGCCATCCAGACGGTATCAGTACTCCTCCAAGGACCAAGCGACGTGGGAAACAGAATGCTGGAGATGTCAGGAATGATGGATGCAGTCATCTCTCTGTGTGCCTCTAAGGATGTAAGTCATCAGCAGGTAGCAGTGGAGGCCCTCATCCATGCGGCAGGCAAGGCCAAGAGAGCATCCTTCATCACAGCCAATGGTGTTGCACTTCTCAAAGACCTGTACAAGAATAGTGAGAATGATAGGATACGTGTGAGGGCTCTAGTG GGTTTGTGCAAATTGGGATCAGCGGGAGGAACAGATTTCAGCATGAAGCAGTTTGCAGAAGGATCCACCCTGAAACTCGCCAAACAATGCCGGAA GTGGCTGTGTAATGAGTCGCTTCCCCCAACATCTCGTCGGTGGTCTGTAGATGGTCTTGCATACCTCACCTTTGATGCTGATGTGAAGGAAGACTTGGTGGAGGACAAAAATGCTCTACAGGCCATGTTCGAGCTAGCTAAG TCTGATGATAAGACTGTGTTGTTTGCGGTGGGCTCCACACTCGTGAACTGCACTAACAGCTATGATGTGGAGAAACCAGACCCTCAGCTGGTGGAGCTGGCGAAGTATGCAAAGCAGCATGTACCAGAGGAACACCCTAAG GATGCATCCTCCTTTGTGGAGAAGAGGCTGTTGAAGCTGCTGGAAGCTGGTGTGGTGTCTGCATTGGTGTGTATGGTCAAACAAGAGAGTCCTGCCCTGACCGAGTCTTGCAGGGAGTGTATTGCCAG GGTGTTCTTGGCTTTGGTAGAACGACAGGAAGACAGAGGAACAGTGGTGGCACAGGGTGGAGGAAAG GCTCTCATTCCACTGGCATCTGAGAACACAGATGTTGGTAAAATCAAAGCTGCACAAGCTCTGGCTAAAATAACCATCACATCAAACCCCGAGATTGCCTTTCCAGGGGAAAGG ATCTATGAAGTGGTCCGTCCCCTCGCCAGTCTTCTCAGTATGGATTGCTCCTATCTGCAGAACTTTGAGGCACTCATGGCCCTAACCAACCTGGGTGGCATCAGCGAGAGACTCAG GCAAAAGATCTTAAAGGAGAAGGCTGTACCAAAAATCGAAGGCTACATGTTTGAGGAGCATGAGTTGGTCCGAGCAGCTGCCACAGAGTGCATGTGTAACCTGGTTCTAAACACGGAg GTGCAGAAGCTGTACGTGGCCACAGGGAATGACCGCCTGAAGCTGCTTGTGCTTTACTGTGGGGAGGAGGATGAGAGGCTGAGAAAAGCTGCTGCAGGAACATTGGCTATGCTGACTGCAGAGCAGCCCGAGCTATGTGCCCGCATCCCTGGAACA ACGACCCACTGGCTAGAGATCCTGCAGGCACTACTACTTAGTGACATATTAGACCTGCGTCACCGTGGTGTAGTCATAGTTCAAAACTTGATGCAGgcagagaagagtctggctgaaACCCTCATGGAAAGTGAGGCATTGGAAATTCTCACTGTCCTGGCAAAGGGAACAGAAGCTGCACGAGACCCTGTCTCCAAGATAGCCCAGTGCTGTCTGGACAAAGCCTTGGAGTATGAAATCATCAAGAGCAGAGACGGGGAAAAAAGTCATTAA
- the rccd1 gene encoding RCC1 domain-containing protein 1: MNWFGFGFNAFGQIRATKAISRGESCTVEDVKVITPTSVDSRVDKAEEITSFESASIASKCSVRSSWSRRAALHLQGDSHVWLSGFGAQLRTGCCGSYMKESRGCKDALIGERYLTLSFPDRIECWDLEQNEKTLVWSMESKTSPTESGSSLTLPLVPGGYIAAKPPFYHPLSPQLKAVSLALGAEHAILLSATGVVYSWGLGSHGQLGHESLTSEEEPRAVEALWGMPMSSVATGGWHSACVSAGGDLYIWGWNESGQLGLPSQALRKLQQKRSQEPATVCPDARSSTCQEEEKPTEVFISIQAFPALLDITESCEISKVSCGSRHTAAVTTTGDLYTWGWGEYGQLGHKTLMSSDEPRPVDFFRDHGLHVVDVVCGEWTTFSAVAKDELIHS; encoded by the exons ATGAACTGGTTTGGATTTGGATTTAACGCCTTTGGACAAATACGTGCCACTAAAGCTATATCAAGAGGAGAGAGTTGTACCGTTGAAGATGTGAAAGTGATTACTCCCACAAGTGTCGACAGCCGTGTGGATAAAGCTGAAGAAATAACTAGCTTCGAGAGTGCCTCCATAGCTAGCAAATGTAGTGTCAGATCAAGCTGGAGTCGGAGAGCAGCTTTGCATTTGCAAG GCGACAGTCATGTGTGGTTGTCAGGCTTTGGTGCTCAATTAAGGACTGGGTGCTGTGGCAGTTACATGAAGGAGAGCCGCGGCTGCAAGGATGCTCTGATCGGGGAGAGATATTTGACCCTTTCCTTTCCGGACAGAATCGAGTGCTGGGATCTCGAGCAAAATGAGAAGACACTTGTCTGGAGCATGGAAAGCAAAACATCACCAACTGAATCTG GATCCTCGCTTACTCTCCCATTAGTCCCTGGGGGATACATAGCTGCAAAACCTCCCTTCTATCACCCCCTCTCACCACAGCTGAAGGCTGTGAGTCTAGCATTGGGTGCTGAGCATGCCATCCTTCTCAGCGCTACTGGAGTTGTATACTCCTGGGGGTTGGGCAG TCATGGTCAGTTGGGGCATGAAAGTCTCACCTCTGAAGAGGAACCTAGGGCAGTGGAGGCGCTCTGGGGGATGCCCATGAGCTCTGTGGCGACTGGAGGCTGGCACTCTGCCTGCGTAAGTG CTGGAGGGGACCTTTACATATGGGGCTGGAATGAAAGTGGCCAGCTTGGACTTCCATCACAGGCTCTGAGGAAATTGCAGCAGAAGAGAAGCCAAGAGCCAG CAACAGTGTGCCCAGATGCTCGCTCATCAACATGCCAAGAGGAAGAGAAACCCACAGAGGTGTTCATATCCATCCAGGCATTTCCAGCTCTTTTGGATATCACTGAGTCATGTGAAATCAGTAAGGTCAGCTGTGGGTCCCGGCATACTGCTGCAGTAACAA CAACAGGTGACCTCTACACTTGGGGATGGG GCGAATATGGCCAGCTAGGACACAAGACTTTAATGAGCTCAGATGAACCGCGGCCTGTCGATTTCTTCAGGGATCATGGGCTGCATGTGGTGGATGTAGTATGTGGCGAATGGACCACATTTTCTGCTGTGGCTAAAGATGAATTAATTCATTCTTAA
- the LOC130114286 gene encoding calcium and integrin-binding protein 1-like, producing the protein MMGTTASQLGKDLLSEYQELTFLTKQEILLAHKRFTELLSKEDKALPNARVPMETMLALPELKSNPFRNRICRVFSTSEVKDGSLSFEDFLDLLSAFSDSATMEIKSHYAFRIFDFDDDGTLDGGDLEKLVNCLTGETDDTRLTPDEMRQLISNILEESDIDKDGTVNLSEFQHVISRSPDFVSSFKIVL; encoded by the exons ATGATGGGAACCACAGCAAGTCAACTAGGGAAGGATTTGCTTTCAGAGTATCAA gagttgACATTTTTAACAAAACAAGAAATTCTTCT TGCTCACAAGAGATTCACTGAGCTACTCTCCAAAGAGGACAAAGCCCTTCCTAACGCCAGGGTACCGATGGAGACTATGCTTGCACTTCCAGAACTCAAG tccaaccctTTTCGGAACAGAATCTGCCGGGTATTCTCAACATCTGAAGTGAAGGATGGAAGTCTGTCTTTCGAGGACTTCCTGGACCTTCTTAGTGCTTTCAGTGACTCTGCTACTATGGAAATAAAGTCCCACTATGCATTCCGCATTTTTG ACTTTGATGATGATGGGACGCTGGATGGGGGGGACCTGGAGAAACTAGTTAACTGCCTTACTGGGGAGACAGACGATACAAGACTTACCCCCGATGAAATGAGACAGCTCATAAGCAAT ATTCTCGAAGAGTCTGACATTGACAAGGATGGAACGGTAAACCTGTCAGAGTTCCAACATGTCATTTCAAGATCACCGGATTTTGTCAG TTCTTTCAAGATTGTGCTGTGA